The nucleotide window AGATGTACTCATCGCCGGCCTCCATGGAAAACGGCATCGAGTCGGTCAAAAAGAACGCTCCGTCCGCAGAGATCGTCGATCTGACGGAATAAGGATCGGCGCAAAAGTAACAGCCTTCTAAAGAAAGCACCAAAAGGTGCTTTCTTTATTTAAGGCCCGTAATGTTGCCGCATCTCTCACTTTTCCGTTGATAGAAAAGTGAAAAAATGCTAAATTTTATTTGTTTGCGCCCATAGCTCAGTTGGATAGAGCAACGGACTTCTAATCCGTAGGTCGTAGGTTCGAATCCTACTGGGCGTGCGCGATACTAAATTGATGCTTGCCGGCGGAACATCCGACCGGCATTTTTGTTTACTGCTGTCCGCTAAATTGACCGCCTTCATTTTTTGACTACCCGAACAGGCGATTGACGCGGCGACCGCCGAGCATCCTTTGAGCAAAGCGCGGCTCTCAGCAACCAGAGATATGGACGGTTCGGCAGGCGGTATCTCGACCGAACGATCAGATTTACCCGAACATTTTTAAAATTTTCGTAATTTTATTGCAAATATCTGTTGCAGTCTCGGATTATCTTTTGTATATTGTTTCTGCAGTTCATGGTACCCCTTTTCGGATCCTGTCTTTAGCGATTCATTTTATCAAGGGTTAAGGGACGCCTTTCTGAAAAAGCTCACCGTTTCTTGGATAAAAAAATTGTTTCGCTGGAAACAGGGCGAAAAAGCGAGAGTACCTCATCGTTACCAATCGTTAAGGACAGGTTCAATGGAAACAGGAACAGTCAAGTGGTTCAACGCCCAAAAAGGGTACGGCTTTATCACGCGCGAAAACGGCGAAGACGTCTTTGTGCACTATAAAGCCATCGAGGGCGAAGGCTACCGCACTTTGAACGACGGGGATCAGGTCCGGTTTGAAATCGGCACCAGCCCCAAGGGACAACAGGCCATCAAAGTGACCAAACTGTAAACACGCAAAAGCCCGCTCTTGAGCGGGCTTTTTTATTGCTAACTCTATATTCTTCAAAGCATCATCCGCTTTACCCTTCTTATAACCGAACCACCTATTCTTTGATTTTTTCGGATTTTTTTGTATACTTTTGCATGCAGAACAAAAAGTTGGAATCCGCAAACGGCTCTTTGAAACATCATTATCCGACAATTCGCCAGACTTGGGGAATTACGGCTTTATTGATTCTCATCGCCTTGCTTTTTGCCGGCTTGTTCATCCTCTTGGCATCCTTACGTCTCTTTTCCTTTTTGCTTCAGAATGCTTGGACAATGCCGATCCTCTACTCCCTGCAATTTTCGCTCATTTTGTTTATTACTCTTCGTTGGAAAAAACGGAGGGAGCCGAATTTTACCTTTTCATGGAGAGGTATTTCTTCCAAAGAAGCTGTTTTGATTGCCGCAGCCACCGCAGGCCTTTACTTTTTGGTCGATCCTCTCACCGAGATCATCCCCATGCCGGAATTGTTCAAAAGAATTCTCATCGAGCTTTTGGGCCGACGGGATGCGGCGACGTTTTTCATGCTTGCGATTGCAGCGCCGTTCTTTGAAGAGCTGCTTTTTCGCGGCATCATTCTCGACGGCTTTATGAAAAATTATTCTACTGCCCGCGCCGTCTTTTGGTCGGCTTTCTTTTTCGGCTTTGGCCATTTGAATCCCTGGCAATTCATCGGCGCAGCCCTACTGGGGGCGTTTATGGGCTGGATTTATGCAAATACCCGTTCCCTCCCCGCCACCATGTTCATTCATGCGTTGACGAACGGCGGAAGCTTTTTTCTGTCCATTCTCTTTATTCCCAATCCGCATCAACTCGTTTCAACGCGGGAATTGTTCGGAAGCCTACGCTCCTACATCGCTTTTCTAATGCTGTGCTTCGCCGTTACCGTCGTCTCGATCTATCTGCTGCATACATTTTGGAGCCATCGGGGTAACAGCACCGCATCCACGGAATTGCATTGCTAAGCGGTTCTCTCTGCTAAATTATCGTTAATGAGTCGTTGAGCCGATTTATGTCTACGCCGTATCATGCAAAATATTTTGCCCATCAGCTGGCGCCGCATCATGCGGGTGACGGCGTTCGCCAGCTGACGCAGTCGTTGTTCGACGCCTGCATTGATCTGAATCCACATCAAATCGAGGCTGCCCTGTTTGCCGTGCAATCTCCGCTTTCCCAAGGGGCGCTGCTGGCGGATGAGGTCGGACTGGGTAAAACTATCGAGGCTGGGTTGTTGTTGTGCCAATATTGGGCGGAAAGACGCCGCAAGCTGCTGATCATCTGTCCGGCTTCGCTGCGCAAACAGTGGAGTCTCGAGCTGACCGAAAAATTTCATCTGCCCAACTGCGTCCTGGACAACCGCAGTTTCCATGCCGCCGTGACCTCGGGACGCGGCAATCCGCTCGATCAGGAGCAGGTCTTGATCGTTTCCATCCATTTTGCCGGCACTTACAGCGCGCGTTTAAGGACGATAGAGTGGGATTTGGTGGTCATTGATGAAGCGCACAAGCTTCGCAATGTCTACAAAAAGAACAACAAGCTGGCGCAGAACATCAAATGGGCGCTGGAAGGCCGCAAAAAGATTCTGTTGACCGCCACTCCGCTGCAGAATTCCTTAATGGAACTCTATGGACTTGCCGCCTTTATCGACGAGCACCTTTTCGGCGACGCGGAATCCTTTCGGCAGAATTATGTTCATCAGGAAGACAAGCGCGAAGACCTGCGCCGACGATTGGCCTCTTTTTGTCGGCGAACGCTGCGCAATCAGGTTACCGAGTATATCCAATACACCGAGCGGCGTTCATTGACGATCGGATATGAGCCTTCGGACGAAGAGCAGCTTTTGTACGAACGGGTATCCGAGTTCATCGATCGCGATCCCTCCTATTCCATTCCGCGCGGTCAACGCCACTTGATGACCCTCATTCTGCGCAAAATCTTGGCCTCGTCACGGTACGCAGTGATGGAGACGCTTAAAAGCATGAAACATCGTTTGGAAGCGTTGCAGGCCGATCAACCGGTTGAATCACCGCTGCAGCAGTTCCTTTTCGATGACGCCATCGAAGAAGAGTATTTGGAAGAAGAAGAGCTGAGCGAAAACGGCGAG belongs to candidate division KSB1 bacterium and includes:
- a CDS encoding cold-shock protein; this translates as METGTVKWFNAQKGYGFITRENGEDVFVHYKAIEGEGYRTLNDGDQVRFEIGTSPKGQQAIKVTKL
- a CDS encoding CPBP family intramembrane metalloprotease; its protein translation is MKHHYPTIRQTWGITALLILIALLFAGLFILLASLRLFSFLLQNAWTMPILYSLQFSLILFITLRWKKRREPNFTFSWRGISSKEAVLIAAATAGLYFLVDPLTEIIPMPELFKRILIELLGRRDAATFFMLAIAAPFFEELLFRGIILDGFMKNYSTARAVFWSAFFFGFGHLNPWQFIGAALLGAFMGWIYANTRSLPATMFIHALTNGGSFFLSILFIPNPHQLVSTRELFGSLRSYIAFLMLCFAVTVVSIYLLHTFWSHRGNSTASTELHC